A stretch of the Photobacterium toruni genome encodes the following:
- the pepN gene encoding aminopeptidase N: MTEHSTVTQPAAKYRSDYRSPDYTITDIDLTFDLHDTKTTVVAISHVVRLSDQANAELVLDGDDLTLISVTVNGQAWQDYHQQSGHLTLTNLPADFELAITTEINPEANTLLEGLYKSGGGFCTQCEAEGFRRITFYLDRPDVLARFTTKIIAYKVAFPYMLSNGNRIAEGDLDNGRHWVQWQDPFPKPSYLFALVAGDFDVLRDTFTTMSGRDVALEIFVDKGNLDRADYAMTSLKNSMKWDEERFGLEYDLDIYMIVAVDFFNMGAMENKGLNVFNSKFVLANPNTATDTDYQGIEAVIGHEYFHNWTGNRVTCRDWFQLSLKEGLTVFRDQEFSSDLGSRPVNRIANVRIVRGPQFAEDRGPMSHPIRPEKVIQMNNFYTLTVYEKGSEVIRMLHTLLGEANFQAGMKLYFDRHDGTAATCDDFVQAMEDASGIDLSRFRRWYGQAGTPVVSVSTAYDADAKSYAVTIKQQTPATAEQVEKQPLHIPFDIELYNSKGEVIALQMNGQPVHNVLDIKEAEQTFVFDNIAEQPVISMLREFSAPVILEYDYTDDELIFLMVHASNEFARWDAGQMLLAKYIRQNVTQVQQGHAVTLPDAVIDAFRGALLDENLDPAFIAEMLTLPSENEIAGWYTTVDVDAINQVVGAFTQLLASEMEDEFSAIYHSLTQAHYSLEHAAMAQRALRNKCLSYLAYTAQGEALVAAQYKAADNMTDTMAAMSAANNAQLDCRAEQMADFSNKWSHDGLVMDKWFMLQGTNPAADALENVRHTMNHPTFSLKNPNRTRSLVAGFSVNNPVHFHAKDGSGYAFLTEILTILNTSNPQVAARLIEPLLKLRQYDANRQQLMREQLEKLAAMDNLAKDLFEKVQKALDQK; the protein is encoded by the coding sequence ATGACAGAACATTCTACTGTGACTCAACCTGCAGCTAAATATCGTTCAGACTATCGCTCGCCTGATTATACTATTACGGATATCGATCTGACATTTGACCTTCATGATACCAAAACAACAGTTGTTGCTATTAGTCATGTTGTACGACTTAGCGATCAAGCAAATGCTGAGTTAGTGTTAGATGGTGATGATTTAACATTGATAAGCGTGACGGTGAATGGTCAAGCTTGGCAAGACTACCACCAGCAGTCAGGGCATTTGACCTTAACAAATCTTCCTGCTGATTTTGAATTAGCGATCACGACAGAAATTAATCCAGAAGCAAATACACTACTTGAAGGTTTATATAAGTCTGGTGGTGGTTTCTGTACGCAGTGTGAAGCAGAAGGCTTCCGTCGTATTACGTTTTATTTAGATCGCCCAGATGTATTAGCACGTTTCACAACTAAAATTATTGCATATAAGGTTGCATTCCCTTATATGCTAAGTAATGGTAACCGTATTGCGGAAGGCGATCTTGATAACGGTCGTCATTGGGTTCAATGGCAAGACCCATTTCCAAAACCGTCATACTTATTTGCTTTAGTTGCCGGTGATTTTGATGTTTTGCGTGACACATTCACTACCATGAGTGGTCGTGATGTTGCGTTAGAAATCTTTGTCGATAAGGGTAATTTGGATCGCGCTGATTATGCGATGACATCACTTAAAAACTCAATGAAGTGGGACGAAGAACGTTTTGGCCTTGAATACGATCTTGATATCTACATGATTGTCGCGGTTGATTTCTTCAATATGGGGGCTATGGAGAATAAAGGCCTAAATGTCTTTAACTCTAAATTTGTATTAGCCAACCCAAACACTGCTACCGATACTGATTATCAAGGTATTGAAGCGGTGATTGGTCATGAATATTTCCACAATTGGACTGGTAATCGTGTTACTTGTCGTGATTGGTTCCAATTAAGCTTAAAAGAAGGCTTAACGGTTTTCCGTGATCAAGAATTTTCTTCAGATTTAGGCTCTCGACCTGTTAATCGTATTGCGAATGTGCGTATTGTCCGTGGTCCGCAATTTGCTGAAGATCGTGGTCCAATGTCACACCCAATTCGTCCTGAAAAAGTGATTCAGATGAATAATTTCTACACCTTAACAGTGTATGAAAAGGGCAGTGAAGTGATCCGTATGCTACATACTCTATTGGGTGAAGCAAATTTCCAAGCAGGCATGAAATTGTATTTTGATCGTCATGACGGCACTGCCGCAACATGTGATGATTTTGTACAAGCGATGGAAGATGCTTCTGGTATTGATTTAAGCCGTTTCCGTCGTTGGTACGGTCAAGCAGGTACACCTGTTGTTAGTGTTTCTACGGCTTATGACGCAGACGCTAAGAGTTACGCTGTCACTATTAAACAGCAAACTCCTGCAACAGCAGAGCAAGTTGAAAAACAGCCGCTGCATATTCCTTTTGATATTGAGTTATACAATAGCAAAGGTGAAGTGATTGCTTTACAAATGAATGGTCAACCTGTTCATAATGTACTGGATATAAAAGAAGCCGAGCAAACCTTTGTGTTTGATAATATTGCAGAGCAGCCTGTGATTTCAATGTTGCGTGAATTTTCAGCACCAGTGATCTTAGAATATGATTACACTGATGATGAGTTAATTTTCTTAATGGTTCATGCGTCAAATGAATTTGCTCGTTGGGATGCAGGACAAATGCTATTGGCGAAATATATTCGTCAAAATGTAACCCAAGTACAACAAGGACACGCTGTCACTTTACCTGATGCTGTTATTGATGCGTTCCGTGGTGCCTTACTGGATGAAAATCTTGATCCTGCGTTTATTGCTGAAATGCTAACACTGCCAAGTGAAAATGAAATTGCAGGTTGGTATACAACGGTTGATGTCGATGCCATTAATCAGGTTGTGGGGGCATTTACACAATTGCTTGCATCTGAAATGGAAGATGAGTTTAGTGCCATTTATCACAGCTTAACTCAAGCGCACTATAGTCTTGAGCATGCAGCAATGGCTCAACGTGCATTGCGGAATAAATGTTTGTCGTACTTAGCATATACTGCGCAAGGTGAAGCACTTGTTGCTGCGCAATATAAAGCGGCTGACAACATGACTGATACTATGGCAGCAATGTCAGCAGCCAACAATGCTCAACTAGATTGCCGTGCAGAACAAATGGCTGATTTCAGCAATAAGTGGAGTCATGATGGCTTAGTCATGGATAAATGGTTTATGTTGCAAGGTACCAACCCTGCGGCAGACGCATTAGAAAATGTGCGTCATACTATGAATCATCCGACATTTAGTTTGAAAAATCCTAACCGTACTCGTAGCTTAGTGGCTGGTTTTAGTGTTAATAACCCAGTACATTTTCATGCTAAAGATGGTTCAGGTTATGCATTTTTAACTGAGATTCTAACGATTTTAAACACCAGCAATCCGCAAGTAGCAGCTCGTTTGATCGAGCCTTTACTTAAACTTCGTCAATATGATGCTAATCGTCAACAATTGATGAGAGAGCAACTGGAAAAATTAGCAGCGATGGATAATCTAGCTAAAGACTTGTTTGAAAAAGTACAAAAAGCACTTGATCAAAAATAA
- the pncB gene encoding nicotinate phosphoribosyltransferase, with product MNNNRHNNRVIDSLLDTDAYKLHMQQAVFHQYPGVEAVAEFHCRSEEDLRPYAAEIKAQIDHIATLSFTQGELDYLSTLTFFHADYLAFLKNFKLKANDVEIDTSGNQLAITIRGTWLDVILWEVPLLAIICEIRCKHLYPQATAAIAIEQLKTKIDRFYHDAKDCDLSQFALVDFGTRRRFSKDVHHHVVDYLKDNMPEFKGTSNYYLAYTRGLTPVGTQAHEWFQAHQQLSGELADSQQLALNRWLQEYPHDLGIALTDCINMDAFLRDFDQRLSERFIGLRHDSGDPISWGEKAIAHYQDLNIDPKTKSLVFSDSLTLDKALVIYKHFNDHINVSFGIGTQLTCDLPDVKTLNVVLKLTECEGRPVAKISDEPGKSICRDENYLDQLRTAFKLVNE from the coding sequence ATGAATAATAACAGACACAATAATAGGGTTATCGACTCCCTGCTAGATACTGATGCTTATAAATTGCATATGCAACAAGCAGTTTTTCATCAATACCCAGGCGTTGAAGCTGTAGCAGAATTTCATTGTCGTAGCGAAGAAGATCTACGCCCATACGCTGCTGAAATTAAAGCACAAATTGATCACATTGCAACCTTATCCTTCACTCAAGGTGAACTCGATTACCTATCGACTCTAACTTTTTTCCATGCTGATTACCTTGCGTTTTTAAAAAATTTCAAACTTAAGGCTAATGATGTTGAAATTGATACTTCAGGTAATCAACTCGCTATTACTATTCGTGGCACATGGCTTGATGTCATTTTATGGGAAGTACCTTTACTTGCCATTATTTGTGAAATCCGCTGCAAACATCTTTACCCACAAGCAACAGCTGCCATTGCTATTGAACAATTAAAAACTAAGATTGACCGTTTTTATCATGATGCGAAAGACTGTGATTTAAGCCAATTTGCATTAGTTGATTTTGGTACTCGTCGTCGCTTTTCTAAAGATGTTCATCACCATGTAGTTGATTATTTAAAAGATAACATGCCTGAATTTAAAGGCACATCGAATTACTACTTAGCTTACACTCGCGGATTGACCCCTGTTGGTACTCAAGCTCATGAGTGGTTCCAAGCTCATCAACAACTTTCAGGTGAATTGGCTGATTCTCAGCAATTAGCACTTAATCGTTGGTTACAAGAATACCCGCATGATTTAGGTATTGCATTAACAGACTGTATCAATATGGATGCTTTCTTACGCGATTTCGATCAGCGTCTTTCAGAGCGTTTTATTGGTTTACGCCATGATAGTGGTGATCCTATTTCTTGGGGTGAAAAAGCGATTGCTCATTACCAAGACTTAAATATTGATCCAAAAACAAAATCGTTAGTTTTTTCAGACAGCTTAACACTTGATAAAGCGTTAGTGATTTACAAACATTTTAATGACCATATCAATGTTAGCTTCGGTATTGGTACACAACTTACTTGTGATCTACCTGATGTAAAAACATTAAATGTTGTTTTAAAACTAACAGAATGTGAAGGTCGACCTGTCGCTAAAATCTCTGATGAACCAGGGAAAAGTATTTGCCGTGATGAAAACTATCTTGATCAATTACGTACTGCATTCAAGTTAGTGAACGAATAA
- a CDS encoding lipocalin family protein, producing the protein MMKTFYFFWIVILSFFSCNTVADDITEFDYPFLLGNWYWFSNQQKGVESEGESYRAMHVMFKSDYQFSMRLLRIDGKVEQWTGNYDIDETHITFISSGNDDQMHTYLLNYNRFVLDGAQFTKLAPEHLAGNWRTTNISGQDVADNISEFALSLRPDFLFSAEISNQAGKTKEHRGVYYLEDDQIVLLYEEGQQDNHFVLNGHDTLTLTNKHFGMEAILNRE; encoded by the coding sequence ATGATGAAGACATTTTATTTTTTTTGGATAGTTATCTTAAGTTTTTTTAGCTGTAATACTGTTGCTGATGATATTACTGAATTTGATTATCCCTTTTTATTAGGCAATTGGTACTGGTTTAGTAATCAACAAAAAGGGGTTGAGAGCGAAGGTGAGAGTTATCGTGCAATGCATGTGATGTTTAAATCTGATTATCAATTCTCAATGCGCTTATTGCGGATTGATGGAAAGGTTGAACAGTGGACAGGTAATTATGATATTGATGAAACGCATATTACTTTTATTTCATCCGGTAACGATGACCAAATGCATACCTATTTACTTAACTATAATCGTTTCGTTCTTGATGGTGCTCAATTTACAAAGTTAGCACCTGAGCATTTAGCGGGTAACTGGCGAACAACAAATATTTCAGGGCAGGACGTTGCGGATAATATTTCAGAATTTGCATTATCATTACGGCCTGATTTTTTATTTTCGGCAGAGATATCCAATCAAGCGGGTAAAACAAAAGAGCACCGTGGCGTATATTATTTGGAAGATGATCAAATTGTATTGTTGTATGAAGAAGGGCAACAAGATAATCATTTTGTATTAAATGGGCATGATACGTTAACGTTAACGAATAAACATTTTGGTATGGAAGCTATATTAAACAGAGAATAA
- the prc gene encoding carboxy terminal-processing peptidase — translation MNCRFRFSLIAAGMMLAASVQAAEAKYASSDVPHLAPEKQHATASTRVASRYMRSHYKHFTLDDQFSGQVFNRYIEMLDYNKSFLNATDVEQFGKWKNQLDDQLKSGNTSAAFDIFNKVLQRRFERYQFALTQLDTEIKFDDKDDFVIDRSELEWPKNDTELNEIWRQRVKYDALNLKLAGKKWPEIQKTLTKRYNNAIKRLTQTHSEDVFQLYMNAFSREVDPHTSYLSPRNAEQFQAEMNLSLEGIGAVLQVEDDYTKIRSLVAGGPAASSKKITAGDRIIGVGQEGKKIVDVIGWRLDDVVQLIKGPKGSKVILDILPEGNNAKSYTVTIVRDKIRLEDRAAKSEVKTIDGKKIGVLEIPSFYVGLSEDTKKELIKLNDQKVDGVVIDLRNNGGGALTEATALTGLFISSGPVVQVRDSYGRIKVNSDSDDQVSFDGPLTVLINRYSASASEIFAAAMQDYGRAIVLGEQSFGKGTVQQHRSLNHLYDLFDKPLGHVQYTIQKFYRINGGSTQNLGVVPDISFPSAIDPAETGESVEDNALPWDSIKPAGYKKLHNYSTLIPILTAEHQARIKNNMEFGFINEDILIYKKEKDINTISLNEKTRIAEQDKEDSDRLARLNKRQKVLGKKPFADLDAVPKDYEAPDVYLDEAVAMTADFSNQKQS, via the coding sequence ATGAATTGTCGATTCCGTTTCTCACTGATAGCTGCTGGCATGATGCTAGCAGCTTCGGTTCAAGCCGCTGAGGCTAAATATGCATCAAGTGATGTGCCGCATCTTGCTCCTGAAAAACAGCATGCAACGGCGAGCACAAGGGTGGCTTCGCGTTATATGCGTTCCCACTATAAGCATTTTACACTTGATGATCAGTTCTCTGGACAAGTATTCAATCGTTATATTGAAATGCTTGATTATAATAAAAGCTTTCTTAATGCTACAGATGTCGAACAGTTTGGTAAATGGAAAAACCAGTTAGATGATCAGCTTAAATCAGGGAATACATCCGCTGCGTTTGATATTTTTAATAAAGTGCTTCAGCGTCGTTTTGAACGGTATCAATTTGCACTTACGCAACTTGATACTGAAATAAAATTTGACGATAAAGATGATTTTGTTATTGATCGTTCAGAGCTTGAATGGCCTAAAAACGATACTGAACTGAATGAGATTTGGCGACAACGTGTTAAATACGATGCGCTAAATCTTAAGCTTGCAGGAAAAAAGTGGCCTGAAATTCAAAAGACGTTAACTAAACGCTATAACAATGCCATTAAACGTCTAACACAAACACACAGTGAAGATGTATTTCAGTTATATATGAATGCTTTTTCACGTGAGGTCGATCCACATACAAGTTACTTATCGCCACGTAATGCTGAACAATTTCAGGCAGAAATGAATCTGTCATTAGAAGGAATTGGCGCAGTATTACAGGTTGAAGATGACTATACCAAAATTCGTTCTTTAGTTGCTGGTGGACCCGCGGCAAGCTCGAAAAAAATTACAGCAGGTGATCGCATTATTGGCGTAGGCCAAGAAGGCAAGAAAATTGTTGATGTAATTGGTTGGCGTCTTGACGATGTTGTGCAGTTAATCAAAGGGCCGAAAGGCAGTAAGGTTATTCTGGATATACTACCTGAAGGCAATAATGCAAAGAGTTACACCGTAACTATTGTGCGTGACAAGATTCGTCTTGAAGATCGTGCAGCGAAGTCGGAAGTGAAAACTATCGATGGTAAAAAAATAGGTGTGCTTGAAATTCCAAGCTTTTATGTGGGACTATCAGAAGACACCAAAAAAGAACTGATTAAATTAAATGATCAGAAAGTTGATGGTGTTGTGATCGACTTACGTAATAACGGTGGTGGTGCTCTAACTGAAGCGACTGCATTAACAGGACTCTTTATCTCAAGTGGACCTGTCGTGCAAGTTCGAGACAGCTATGGTCGAATTAAAGTTAATAGTGATTCAGATGATCAAGTCTCATTTGATGGTCCATTAACGGTCTTAATTAATCGCTATAGTGCCTCAGCATCAGAAATTTTTGCTGCTGCGATGCAAGATTACGGACGTGCTATTGTTTTAGGTGAACAATCTTTTGGTAAAGGTACGGTGCAGCAACACCGGTCATTGAATCATCTTTATGATTTATTTGATAAACCGTTAGGTCATGTTCAATATACTATTCAAAAATTCTACCGTATTAATGGTGGAAGTACTCAGAATCTAGGTGTTGTACCTGATATTTCTTTCCCTTCAGCTATTGATCCTGCTGAAACGGGAGAGAGTGTTGAAGATAACGCATTACCTTGGGATAGTATAAAGCCTGCAGGTTATAAAAAGTTACATAATTACAGTACGCTGATACCGATACTAACAGCAGAGCACCAGGCTCGTATTAAAAATAATATGGAGTTTGGTTTTATCAATGAAGATATTTTGATCTATAAAAAGGAAAAAGATATCAATACGATTTCATTGAATGAAAAGACACGTATCGCTGAACAAGATAAAGAAGATTCAGATCGTTTAGCCCGCTTAAATAAACGTCAAAAAGTATTAGGTAAAAAACCTTTTGCTGATTTGGATGCGGTGCCAAAAGATTATGAGGCTCCAGATGTTTATCTTGATGAAGCTGTTGCGATGACGGCTGATTTTAGTAATCAAAAACAATCGTAA
- the proQ gene encoding RNA chaperone ProQ, producing the protein MENSEKLTNSKEVIAYIAERFPKCFTVEGEAKPLKIGIFQDLAERLNEDPKVSKTQLRTALRQYTSSWRYLHGVKAGVNRVDLDGNDCDVLEQEHVDHALKALEESKAKVRTRRKEQAIAKAAKEGEAKKTRAKTAKSSNTKPKTATIKKKPVETTRALNADEVIVGKNVQVNMGSGNMPATIVEINKDDVRVRLNNGLVMAVKAEHLRS; encoded by the coding sequence ATGGAAAACTCTGAAAAGTTAACGAACAGTAAAGAAGTTATTGCATACATCGCTGAGCGTTTCCCAAAATGTTTCACTGTTGAAGGTGAAGCTAAGCCACTTAAAATTGGTATCTTCCAAGATCTTGCAGAGCGTCTAAACGAAGATCCAAAAGTAAGCAAGACTCAACTACGTACAGCTTTACGTCAATACACATCTTCTTGGCGTTACCTTCACGGTGTTAAAGCGGGTGTGAACCGTGTTGATCTAGATGGTAATGATTGTGATGTTCTAGAGCAAGAGCACGTTGATCATGCGCTTAAAGCTTTAGAAGAAAGCAAGGCTAAAGTACGCACTCGTCGTAAAGAGCAAGCAATTGCAAAAGCGGCTAAAGAAGGCGAAGCTAAAAAAACACGTGCAAAAACAGCTAAATCTAGTAACACTAAGCCAAAAACAGCTACTATTAAGAAGAAGCCTGTAGAGACAACACGTGCGCTTAATGCTGATGAAGTAATCGTAGGCAAGAATGTTCAAGTGAACATGGGTTCAGGTAACATGCCTGCGACTATTGTTGAAATTAACAAGGACGACGTGCGAGTTCGTTTAAATAATGGTCTAGTAATGGCTGTTAAAGCGGAGCACTTGCGTTCATAA
- a CDS encoding GAF domain-containing protein, with amino-acid sequence MENTPAFYHRLTQQALALIEGETDLIANMSNISALLNMELEQINWVGFYLLKQGQLVLGPFQGNPACVRIPVGRGVCGTAISENKVQRIADVHTFPGHIACDATSNSEIVIPLTVKGKLIGVLDIDSPNLSRFDQNDEQGLVSFVEALQKVL; translated from the coding sequence ATGGAAAATACACCCGCTTTTTATCATCGTCTAACACAACAAGCATTGGCTCTTATTGAGGGTGAAACGGATCTTATCGCTAATATGTCTAATATTAGTGCGTTATTAAATATGGAGTTAGAACAAATTAATTGGGTTGGGTTTTATTTATTGAAACAAGGGCAATTAGTCTTAGGTCCATTTCAAGGAAACCCTGCTTGTGTGCGCATTCCGGTTGGACGCGGCGTATGTGGCACAGCAATTTCTGAAAATAAAGTGCAACGTATTGCTGATGTACATACTTTCCCTGGGCATATCGCTTGTGACGCTACAAGTAATTCAGAAATCGTTATTCCGCTTACAGTGAAGGGAAAATTAATTGGTGTACTGGATATTGATAGCCCAAATTTGTCAAGATTTGACCAAAATGATGAACAAGGTCTAGTTTCTTTTGTCGAAGCACTACAAAAAGTACTCTAA
- a CDS encoding ABC transporter ATP-binding protein, whose amino-acid sequence MINWSWLLQQAKLHKPRLIVANIIAVIATLISVPIPLLMPLMVDEVLLHKSGEGITYLNALLPSVWHNATGYIILVLVLVVLMRTFSQALNILQSRQFTLVSKDITYNLRQHLLDKLGRISMRQYEERGSGGISSHLITDVETIDKFVGDTLSRFIIGLLTIIGTAAVLLWLDWKLGLFILIINPIVVYASKLMGSRVKNLKSKENKSYEVFQHRLIEVLDGLYQLRASNRERDFLDQLKGNASDIRHSADKYAWQSEAAGRISFLLFLIGFEIFRAAAMLMVLFSNLTIGEMLAVFSYLWFMLGPIQELLGIQFAWYGASAAMQRLNSLLSLEEETRPPATAYPFNDDQTIAIKIRNLHFSYDNDKEVLCGLNLDIPAGKRVALVGASGGGKSTLIQLLLGIYQKSSGDILINDHPIETVSYEALREKMAVVLQQPVLFNETLRHNLTLGASFSDDELWQALDIAQLADVTERLTHGLNTEIGRQGIRLSGGQRQRLAIARMVLTNPEFVILDEATSALDTSTEAALHTALNVFLKNKTTLIVAHRLSAVKQADIIYVLEDGLVSQSGTHLELVNTQGLYQTLYGPIQSAEISPHHVDPHEAVASVNAK is encoded by the coding sequence ATGATTAATTGGTCTTGGTTACTACAACAAGCAAAATTACATAAACCAAGATTAATTGTTGCAAACATTATTGCTGTTATCGCAACCTTGATCAGTGTACCCATTCCACTTTTGATGCCACTAATGGTTGATGAAGTTTTGCTGCATAAATCAGGTGAAGGCATTACTTATCTTAACGCCCTTCTACCTTCGGTTTGGCACAATGCAACAGGCTACATTATTTTAGTGCTTGTTCTCGTTGTATTAATGCGCACCTTTAGCCAAGCGCTGAATATACTTCAAAGTCGACAATTTACATTAGTATCAAAAGATATAACCTATAACTTACGTCAACACTTACTCGACAAACTTGGTCGTATAAGTATGCGACAGTATGAGGAACGAGGCAGTGGCGGAATCAGTTCTCACCTTATTACTGATGTTGAGACCATCGATAAATTCGTCGGAGATACATTAAGTCGCTTTATTATTGGATTATTAACCATTATAGGTACGGCTGCCGTTCTATTGTGGCTAGATTGGAAACTTGGGCTTTTTATTCTGATCATCAATCCTATTGTTGTCTATGCCTCTAAACTAATGGGCAGCCGTGTTAAGAATCTAAAAAGCAAAGAGAATAAATCTTATGAAGTATTTCAACATCGCTTAATTGAAGTATTAGATGGTTTATATCAATTGCGAGCTTCTAACCGCGAACGTGATTTTTTAGACCAATTAAAAGGTAATGCCAGTGATATTCGCCATAGTGCAGATAAATACGCATGGCAATCAGAAGCTGCTGGCCGTATTTCCTTTTTATTGTTTTTAATTGGATTTGAAATATTTCGTGCCGCGGCCATGTTAATGGTGCTATTTAGTAATTTAACTATCGGTGAAATGCTAGCTGTCTTTAGTTACTTATGGTTTATGTTAGGTCCTATTCAAGAATTGCTCGGCATTCAATTTGCTTGGTATGGCGCATCAGCAGCAATGCAGCGTCTAAATAGCCTATTATCACTTGAAGAAGAAACTCGTCCACCAGCAACGGCTTATCCTTTTAATGATGATCAAACGATTGCGATTAAAATTCGTAATTTACATTTTTCTTATGACAATGATAAAGAGGTACTTTGCGGCTTAAACCTCGATATTCCTGCCGGTAAACGGGTGGCTCTCGTTGGTGCTTCTGGTGGTGGTAAATCGACTTTAATTCAATTGCTCTTAGGTATTTATCAAAAAAGTAGCGGTGATATTTTAATCAACGATCACCCTATTGAAACCGTTAGTTATGAAGCATTACGTGAGAAAATGGCGGTCGTATTACAGCAACCTGTGTTATTTAATGAAACGTTACGTCATAACTTAACGCTTGGTGCATCCTTTAGTGATGATGAGTTATGGCAAGCACTAGATATCGCTCAACTTGCTGATGTGACTGAACGCCTCACTCACGGTTTGAATACTGAAATTGGCCGTCAAGGTATTCGCTTATCAGGTGGACAGCGCCAACGATTAGCGATTGCGCGCATGGTGCTCACTAATCCTGAATTTGTTATTTTAGATGAAGCAACATCAGCATTAGATACCTCAACAGAAGCAGCATTACATACCGCACTTAATGTTTTTTTAAAAAACAAAACTACCTTGATTGTTGCTCACCGCTTATCTGCCGTAAAACAAGCTGATATTATTTATGTACTTGAAGATGGTTTAGTTAGCCAGTCAGGAACACATTTAGAGTTAGTCAATACACAAGGGCTTTACCAAACACTTTATGGGCCAATTCAGTCAGCTGAAATTTCGCCGCACCATGTTGATCCTCACGAAGCAGTAGCCAGCGTCAACGCAAAATAA
- a CDS encoding paraquat-inducible protein A yields MSKARRCPGCDLLVLPAPATQGHSAYCPRCHTRLYRGGIARFNADLAIALACLILYIPTLNLPLVTIRLVGQMIPASLTSGTVALAPTFPSVAILILFCSAIAPLLLIGAVLGAQYALRFRHFRIFKVSLWILSHLKQWTMLEVFLVSLAISCFKVQEVAEIYIGIGLYCLISMQILLSVLLTKVSVRRYWDAWQPEDEHISDKLDTVCHCCQLTQEDLPHCRRCYSQLHHRVPKSLQKTWAYLITASIFILPANLYPISIFMNNGKRIEDTIFSGVAGLVKTGMISIAIIIFVASIVVPVAKIIGLAYILLCIQFKQRSQRLQRMRIFRIVHWIGKWSVMDLFVIAIMVALIDRGQILDFTPGPGAIAFAVVVILTMLAAESLDSRLIWDKYEQRTK; encoded by the coding sequence ATGTCGAAGGCTCGACGCTGCCCAGGCTGCGATTTACTTGTTTTACCAGCACCAGCGACTCAAGGACACAGCGCCTATTGCCCTCGTTGTCATACTCGACTCTATCGGGGGGGAATTGCACGTTTTAATGCTGACTTAGCGATTGCATTAGCTTGTCTTATTCTTTATATCCCTACGCTAAATTTACCATTAGTGACTATTCGTCTAGTGGGACAAATGATCCCAGCGTCACTGACATCAGGAACAGTAGCACTTGCTCCCACCTTCCCTTCTGTCGCTATATTAATTCTTTTTTGTAGCGCCATTGCCCCCTTGTTACTGATCGGCGCAGTGTTAGGAGCACAATACGCATTACGTTTTCGTCACTTTCGAATATTTAAAGTTTCGTTATGGATCCTTTCCCATTTAAAACAATGGACAATGCTAGAGGTTTTCTTAGTTAGTTTGGCTATTTCATGTTTTAAAGTACAAGAAGTGGCTGAAATTTATATTGGCATAGGCTTATATTGTTTAATCAGTATGCAAATTTTATTGTCAGTATTATTAACCAAAGTTAGTGTTCGTCGATATTGGGATGCATGGCAACCCGAAGATGAACACATCAGTGATAAACTCGATACGGTATGTCACTGCTGCCAATTAACCCAAGAAGATTTACCGCATTGCCGTCGATGTTATAGCCAGTTACATCATCGAGTTCCTAAATCATTACAAAAAACATGGGCATATCTTATTACTGCCAGCATTTTTATATTACCCGCAAACCTTTACCCTATATCTATTTTTATGAATAACGGTAAGCGTATTGAAGACACTATTTTTTCAGGCGTTGCCGGATTAGTTAAAACAGGAATGATCAGTATTGCCATCATTATCTTTGTGGCAAGTATTGTTGTTCCTGTCGCTAAAATCATTGGATTAGCATATATATTGTTATGTATTCAATTTAAACAACGTAGCCAACGTCTACAACGTATGCGCATTTTTCGAATTGTGCATTGGATTGGCAAATGGTCTGTAATGGATTTATTTGTTATTGCCATTATGGTCGCTTTAATCGATCGTGGACAAATTCTTGACTTCACCCCGGGACCGGGAGCAATTGCTTTTGCCGTGGTCGTTATATTAACAATGTTAGCAGCAGAGAGTTTAGATTCACGTCTAATCTGGGACAAATATGAACAACGAACCAAATAA